The genome window GCGCCAGCTGACGGCGCTGCTCGCGGGGGAGCCGCCGGTCAACGAGGTCGCGCGGACCTGACGGGCCGGGCAGATCCGCGCCACGCGGCACGCTCACCCGCGGGCGCGGGCGGGCGCGTCGGGACGCGCGGTCAGGGCACCGGCAGGGCGTCCGGTGCGGCCGCACGGCGTGCGTGCGTCCGGGCGAGCCGTGCGACGTCGCGGCGGGCCAGCCGTGCGGCGTCGGCGAGCCACCGCTCGCGACGCGCCGGCGTCGAGGTCCGGACGGCCGGGAAGGTCGTGCGACCCACGAGCCGGTACCCGCAGAACGCGAGCGTCGCCTGCCCGAGCGACGCGCCTGCGGCGTCCCGGTACGCGAGCACGTTCCAGGCACGCGGCGCGTCCATCGTCATGAAGGTGCGGGCCGTGCGGCCGCGCAGCAGGCGGTGGGGGAGCAGGCCGGTGCCGTAGCGGAAGGCGATCCCGGCGAGCAGCACCCGGTCGAGGAACGCCTTGAGCACAGCCGGGTAGGAGCCCCACCACTGCGGGTGCAGGACCACGAGGTGGTCGGCCTCGCGGACCTGCGCGACGAGCGCGGCGACGACGGGGTCGAGGTGGTCCGTGTTCCCGTCGTGCGCGGCGAGGTCGGCGCGGCTGACAGGGTCGTGCGGGAAGGGCGTCGTGGCGAGGTCGAGGACGCGCACGTGCGCGCCCGCTGCCCGGGTGGCGTCGGCGTACGACTGGGCCAGCGCGTGCGTGAAGGACCCGCTGAGCGGGTGACCGACGAGGACGAGGACGTGCACGGGACCTCCGGGTGGTGTCAGACGCGCGGGGAGTCCGGGACCCGCGCCGCGAGAGCGCGGCGCATCGCCTCCAGGACGGTCGTCAGGTCGGTGTGCAGGGCCGGCAGGTCGACCTGCGGGACGTGCGCGAACGCCGCGGTGACGTCGTGCTCGAGCCGCTGCCCGGCGACGTCGACGAGGGCGCGTCCGGCGGGGGTCAGGTCGAGCACGACGCGCCGCGCGTGGGCGGGGTCGCCCAGTGTCCGGACCCAGCCGGCGTCGACGAACGACCCCACGCGCTTGCTGACGGCCGCCTTGGTGACGCGCAGGCAACGGGCGAGGGTCGTGATGTCGGGGCGGTCGAGGTTCGACAGCGTGGCGAGGAAGACGTACTGGCTGAGGGTGAGGTCGTGCTCGGCCCGCAGCAGGTCGTCCGCGTACTCGTCGATGACACCGACGAGCTGGTGCAGCGTGACGGTGAGCCGGTCACCGAGCGGGTGGTCGTCGGAGATGCTCACGACACGGGAGTCAACCGGTTGACACGAGAAGTGTCAACGGGTTGACCAGGGCGTCGTCGCCCCGGGGTGCGCGACGGTCGGGGCGAGGTCACGATGGTCCGATGAGCGAAGCCGCGGACATCCAGGCGAGCGACGACGCTCCCGGCCTCGCAGCCCGCCCGGCCAGGGAGTTCTTCGGGCACCCGGTCGGGCTGTTCACGCTCTCCACGACCGAGCTGTGGGAGCGGTTCAGCTACTACGGCATGCGGGCGATCCTCTTCTACTTCCTCACCGACACGCTCGCGAACGACGGGCTCGCCCTCGACGACGCGACGGGCGCGGCGCTCGTGGCCGTGTACGGCTCGGCCGTCTACCTGGTGACGGTCGTCGGCGGCTGGATGGCCGACCGCGTCATGGGGGCCCGGCGCGCCGTGCTCGCGGGCGGCGTCGTCATCGCGGCCGGGCACGTGAGCCTCGCCGTTCCCGCGCACTGGACCGCCTACCTGGGCATCGTCCTCGTCGCGCTGGGCACCGGCCTGCTCAAGCCGAACGTGTCGAGCATGGTCGGTGAGCTGTACCGCCGCGACGACCCGCGCCGCGACTCCGCCTTCTCGATCTTCTACATGGGCATCAACATCGGCTCGTTCTCCGCGCCGTTCGTCGTGCAGATCGCCCGCGAGATCGGCGGGTACCACGCAGGTTTCGCGGTCGCGGCCGTCGGCATGGGGCTCGCGCTGGTGGCGTTCGTCCTCGGGCGCGGCGCGCTGCACGGCGCGGGCGACACCGTGCCGAACCCGCTGACGCCCGCCGACCGCCCGCGGGTCGTGCGCATGGCACTGCTGATCGCCCTGGCCCTCGCGGCCGCGACGGGGCTCGCGTGGGTCGTCGCCCGGGCCGGTTCGCAGGACGCCGGCGTCCTGGACGTCGTCATCGACGCGCTGTCCTACCTCGCGTTCGCGGCACCGGTCGTGATGTTCCTCGTGATGTTCCGCTCGCCGCGGGTCAACGCGGCCGAGCGCTCGCGCCTGACGGCGTACATCCCCCTGTTCGTCGCGGCCATGCTCTTCTGGATGATCTTCGAGCAGGCCTCGAACACGCTGTCGCAGTACGCCCGCGATCACACCGACACGAACGTCCTCGGGTTCACGATCTCGCCCGTGCTGTACCAGTCGGTCAACCCGGCGAGCATCATCGTGCTCGCGCCCGTGTTCGCGTGGCTCTGGGTGCGGCTGGGGGACCGGCCGTCGACGGCCGTGAAGTTCGCGATCGGCCTGACCCTCGCGGCGCTGAGCTTCGTGTTCCTGGCGGTGGCGTCCGCCGTGGCCGGAGACGGGCGCTCGCCGTGGTGGGTGCTCGTGGTCGTCTACGTCGTGCAGACGCTCGGGGAGCTGTGCCTGTCACCCGTCGGGCTCGCGGCCACGACGCTGCTCGCCCCCCTGGCGTTCCGCGGCCAGGCCATGGCGCTGTGGTTCCTGGCGCCCGCGGCGGGCCAGGCGATCACGGCGCAGCTCATCACGGCGACCGACGGGATGAGCCGGACCAGCTTCTTCGGCGGCATCGGGCTCGTCACGCTCGTGGTCGCGGGAGTGATGTTCGCGCTCGCGCCGTGGGTGACCCGGCGCATCCGCGAGGGCGCGGAGACCGACGAGGAGATCGCGGCACGTCACTGAGCAGGGGCGCCGACGGAGCCGTGAGAAGTTCACCCGGTCGTGGTGCCGGTCCGGGCGTGTCGGTCAGCCGTGGCGGGGCGGGCCCGTGGAGGCGCGCGGCACGAGCTCGGTCGGCAGCCGACGGTGCGTCTGGACGTCGGTACCCGCGATGAGGTCGACCAGCAGGTGCAGCGCGGCCGCCCCCATGGCCTGCAGCGGCTGCGACACGGTCGTCAGCGGCGGCGTGCTGAGCGCCGACTCGGGGACGTTGTCGAAGCCGATCACGGACAGGTCCTCGGGCACCTCGAGCCCCAGCGCCTGGGCCACGTCCAGGACGGCCAGGGCCGACAGGTCGTTGGCCGCGAACACCGCGGTGGGGCGGTCCGGACGGTCCAGCAGGACGCGCGCGGGCTCCTGCGACGCGCCCCGGCGGTAGTCGCCCATGCCCACGAGGCTCTCGTCGACCGGAACTCCCGCGGCGGCCATCGCGCTGCGGAACCCCTGGTCACGCAGGCGCGCGGACGCGAGATCGGGGCGTCCGCCGAGGAACGCGATCCGGCGGTGGCCCAGCTCGAGCAGGTGCCGGGTCGCGAGCACCGCACCTGCGAGGTTGTCCGAGTCGACGGTGGGCAGGCCGGTCGGGCCGGCGTGCGGGTCGACCGCGACGACCGGCACGCCGGGGCGCGCCTCGACCACGGTCGGCGTCACGATGATCGCGCCGTCGATGAGCGTCCCGGACAGCCGGGACAGGTAGCGCCGTTCCCAGCCGACCTCGGCCGAGCCGCCGCCCCCGGAGTAGGCGAGCAGCTCGTACCCGGTGGTGGTGACGGCGTTGCCGGCGCCCTTGAGGAGCTCGGCGGAGAAGGGCTCGAACTCCGCGACGAGGATGCCCAGGACGTTGGTCCGGTACGACCGCAGCGACCGCGCGCCGAGGCTCGCCTCGTAGCCCAGGTCCGCGATCACCTCCTGAACTCGCTCAAGTGTGCGCTGCGAGACGCCGTAGCGGCCATTGACGACCTTGGAGACGGTGGCGACGGAGACCCCAGCAGTTCGGGCGACATCGGCCATCTTGACGCGGGGGAGCGAATCCACGCGGTGATCATAGGACATCGTGTCGATAACGTTATCGACATCGATTGACACCGCTCCTGGACCACTGTCAACCTGGGCGCCGTCCGACCTCTCAGCGACGACGAGGAGATTCAAAGATGAAGAGGACTGCGGCACTGCGCGCGGTCGCGCTCGGCGCAGCGGTAGCGATGATCGCCACCGCCTGCAGCTCCGGGAGCGGCAGCGACGACGCCACTGAAGGCCCCGGCGAGAACGTCACCCTCTCGTGGTGGCACAACTCCAACACCGGTGCCGGCAAGGACTACTACGACCAGCTGGCCGACGAGTTCGAGTCGGACCACCCTGGCGTGACGATCGAGGTCACCGCCCTCCAGCACGAGGACATGCTGATCAAGCTCGACGCGGCGTTCCAGTCGGGTGACGCACCCGACGTGTACATGGAGCGTGGCGGTGGCGAGCTGAAGGCGCACGTCGCTGCCGAGCTCACCAAGGACATCACCGACGACGCCGCGGACACCATCGCGGCGATCGAGGGCTCCGTCGCCGGTTGGACCGTCGAGGACCGCGTGTACTCGCTGCCGTTCTCGATGGGCGTGGTCGGCTTCTGGTACAACAAGACGATGTTCGCGGAGGCGGGCATCACCGAGCCGCCCAAGACGATGACCGACTTCTACGCGGCCGTCGACGCACTCAAGGCCGTGGGCATCGAGCCTGTGTCGGTCGGTGCGGGTTCGGCGTGGCCGGCAGCGCACTACTGGTACTACTTCGCGCTGCGTCAGTGCTCGCAGGACACCATCGCCGAGGCGTCGCAGACGCTCGAGTTCACGGACGACTGCTGGGTCAGGGCCGGTGAGAGCCTCGAGGAGCTCGTGTCGAAGGCGCCGTTCAACACGGGCTTCCTCGGCACCGAGGCCCAGGGCACGCCGGAGTCGGCGTCCGGTCTCCTCGCGAACCGCAAGGTCGCCATGGAGCTCGCCGGTCACTGGGAGCCCGGCGTCATGCAGGGCCTGACGGAGGACGAGCAGGGCCTCGGCGAGGACACCGCCTGGTTCCCCTTCCCCGAGGTCGAGGGTGGCGAGGGTGACCCCGCCGCGCAGCTCGGTGGCGGCGACGCGTGGGCCTGCTCGCAGGACGCGCCCGACGTCTGCGTGGACTTCATCGAGTTCATGCTCTCGAACGACGTGCAGAAGGGCTTCGCGGAGCTCGACATGGGTCTCCCGACGCTCCCGGCGGCCACGGCCTTCGTCGCAGCGCCCGAGCTGGCCCAGCTCCTGTCGTTCCGTAACGACGCGCCGTACGTCCAGCTGTACTTCGACACCCAGTTCGGCGAGAGCATCGGTGGCGCCATGAACGAGGCCATCGTGTCCGTGTTCGCGGGGAGCGGGACGCCTCAGGGCGTCGTCGACGCGACCCAGGCCGCGGCTGACCTCGAGAAGTGACCGACGTGGCAGGAGACCTGACCCCCCGCGGGGGGCGCGCAAACAGGGCTGCTGCCGCCACCGCAGTGAACCCGGGTGCCACCGGCCAGGCCACGGCCTGGTCGGTGGCCCCTGGGCCGCGGGGGCGCGGAGCGTCGTCCAACGAGTGGCGCAAGCGCCTCGAGATCCTCTTCTTCGTGGCCCCGGCGCTGCTGCTCTTCGCCATCTTCGTCGTGGTGCCGGTCGTCCAGGCCGCCCGCTACTCCGTGTTCCGGTGGAACGGCCTCGGGCCGATGGAGAACTTCGTCGGTCTCCAGAACTACGTCACGGCGCTCGGCGACATGATCTTCCAGCGTGCCGTGACCAACAACCTCACGATCGCGGTCCTCTCGATCGCGATCCAGCTCCCGATCGGCCTGCTGATCGCTCTGCTGCTGAACCGCAAGTTCCCCGGGCAGACCGCGATGCGCGTCATCGTGTTCGTGCCCTACGTGCTGGCCGAGGTCGTCGCCGGTGTCATCTGGAAGCTGCTGCTGCAGCCGCAGGGTGGCGTCAACGCGTTCCTCGAGGCCATCGGGCTCGGCGGGTTCGCCAAGGCGTGGGTCGGTGACCCGAACGTCGCGCTGTGGACCGTCATGGGTGTGCTCACCTGGAAGTACTGCGGTCTGGCGATCGTCCTGCTCCTCGCCGGCCTCCAGGGGGTCCCCGAGGAGCTCCACGAGGCCGCGTCGATCGACGGCGCGAGCTGGTGGCAGACGCAGCGCAAGATCACGATCCCGCTGCTCGGCCCGACCATCCGCACCTGGATGTTCCTGTCGATGATCGGATCGCTGCAGCTGTTCGACATGGTGTGGATCCTCACGAAGGGCGGTCCGGACAACGCGACCGTCACCATGGCGACCTACCTGATCCGCCAGGGCACCGAGCGCAGCCAGTACGGCTACTCGTCCGCGGTCGCGATCATCCTCTTCGTCATCTCGTTCGTGCTGGCGGGCCTGTTCCAGGCGTTCGTCCTCAACCGCGACTCGGGCGACGACAAGCCGAAGCAGCGCCGGAAGAAGGTGTCCCGATGACCTCCGTCGTCGCCCCGCCGTCACGCGGCTCGCGAGGAGCGGCCCGGTCCGGCTCCCAGCGCCGTCGTTCGATCAGCCCGTGGGTCTACGTCGCGTCCGTCCTGGTCGCCGGGATCACGCTGGCACCCGTCGTGTACGCGGTGCTCAGCGGCTTCCGCTCGAACGGCCAGCTGGGTGCGAACCCGGTCGGCCTGCCGAACCCGTGGGTCTTCGAGAACTACGTCGGCGTCCTGACCTCGGGGAGCTTCTGGCAGTACGCGGTGAACTCGGTCATCATCGCCGGTGTCACCACGGCGCTCGTCGTGATCGCCGGCGTCATGGCGGCGTACCCGCTCGCGCGCTACCGCTTCAAGGGCCGTCAGGCGCTCTTCAACGTGTTCGTCATGGGTCTGATGTTCCCCCTGACGGTGGCCATCATCCCGCTGTTCCTCATGGTCCGTGAGCTCGGGCTGACCAACACCTACTGGGGTGTGGCACTGCCGCAGGCGGCGTTCGCGCTGCCGATGACGATCGTCATCCTGCGGCCTTTCCTCATGGCGTTGCCGGACGAGCTCGAGGAGGCCGCGATGCTCGACGGTGCGTCGCGCATCGGGTTCTTCTGGCGGATCCTGGTCCCGCTGTCGGGCCCGGGGATGGTGACCACCGGTGTGCTCGCGTTCGTGGGCTCCTGGAACGGCTACCTGCTGCCGCTGCTCTTCCTCAACAACCCCGCGCTCAAGACGCTCCCGCTCGGCGTCGCGGACTTCTCCACCGAGCACTCGGCCGACACGGCCGGTGTGCTCGCGTTCACCTCGCTCGCGGTCATCCCGGCGCTGGTGTTCTTCCTGACGATGCAGAAGCGGATCGTCAGTGGCCTGCAGGGGGCCGTGAAGGGCTGAGCCCTTCCCCCTGACGTCCCCACCCTGGCGTGTCCGGGGCCTCGCGCGAGCTGTGCGCGGGGCCCCGGGCCGTCCGTGCCCGCATCGTGGCGGGCGCGCACGTGAAGGAGAGCAGTCCAGTGACGCAGATCGAGCTGTCCGGAGGCCCACGCGTCTCGCAGCGGGTGCGGGATCTCCTGGCTCGCATGACGCTCGACGAGAAGCTCGCCCAGATCGTCGGCTTCTGGGAGAAGAGCGAGGGCGAGGCCGTCGCCCCGCTCCAGGGCGAGTTCGAGGCGCCGCGCGGGCTCGACGACGCGATCCAGGACGGGCTCGGCCACCTCACGCGCGTCTACGGCACACGCCCGGTCGACGCGGCGGAGCGGGCCGCCTGGCTCTGGGCCAAGCAGCGCTGGTTCGTCAACGAGACCCGCCTCGGCATCCCCGCTCTCGTGCACGAGGAGTGCCTCACCGGGCTCTCCGCGTGGGGTGCGGCGACCTTCCCGACCCCCCTGGCCTGGGGCGCGTCCTTCGACGCCGACCTCGTCACGCGCATGGGCGAGCTCATCGGCGGGTCGATGCGCGAGCTGGGCATCCACCAGGGCCTGGCCCCCGTGCTGGACGTCATCCGCGACCCCCGCTGGGGTCGCGTGGACGAGTGCATCTCCGAGGACCCCTACCTGGTCGGCACGCTGGGCACGTCGTACGTCCGCGGCCTGCAGTCGACAGGCGTCCACGCCACGCTCAAGCACTTCGTCGGGTACTCGGCCTCCCAGTCCGGCCGCAACTTCGCCCCGGTCCACATCGGCCGTCGTGAGCTGGCCGACGTCCTGCTCGTGCCGTTCGAGATGGGTGTCGTCGACGGCGGGGTGCGCTCCGTCATGCACTCCTACGCCGGCATCGACGGCGTGCCCGTCGCGGCCGACCCCGACCTGCTGACCGGTCTGCTGCGCGAGCGCTGGGGCTTCGACGGCACGGTGGTCGCCGACTACTTCGGCGTCGCGTTCCTCCAGCTGCTGCACCACGTCGCCGCCGACCTCG of Cellulomonas dongxiuzhuiae contains these proteins:
- a CDS encoding NAD(P)H-dependent oxidoreductase, with product MHVLVLVGHPLSGSFTHALAQSYADATRAAGAHVRVLDLATTPFPHDPVSRADLAAHDGNTDHLDPVVAALVAQVREADHLVVLHPQWWGSYPAVLKAFLDRVLLAGIAFRYGTGLLPHRLLRGRTARTFMTMDAPRAWNVLAYRDAAGASLGQATLAFCGYRLVGRTTFPAVRTSTPARRERWLADAARLARRDVARLARTHARRAAAPDALPVP
- a CDS encoding MarR family winged helix-turn-helix transcriptional regulator, with the protein product MSISDDHPLGDRLTVTLHQLVGVIDEYADDLLRAEHDLTLSQYVFLATLSNLDRPDITTLARCLRVTKAAVSKRVGSFVDAGWVRTLGDPAHARRVVLDLTPAGRALVDVAGQRLEHDVTAAFAHVPQVDLPALHTDLTTVLEAMRRALAARVPDSPRV
- a CDS encoding peptide MFS transporter, whose translation is MSEAADIQASDDAPGLAARPAREFFGHPVGLFTLSTTELWERFSYYGMRAILFYFLTDTLANDGLALDDATGAALVAVYGSAVYLVTVVGGWMADRVMGARRAVLAGGVVIAAGHVSLAVPAHWTAYLGIVLVALGTGLLKPNVSSMVGELYRRDDPRRDSAFSIFYMGINIGSFSAPFVVQIAREIGGYHAGFAVAAVGMGLALVAFVLGRGALHGAGDTVPNPLTPADRPRVVRMALLIALALAAATGLAWVVARAGSQDAGVLDVVIDALSYLAFAAPVVMFLVMFRSPRVNAAERSRLTAYIPLFVAAMLFWMIFEQASNTLSQYARDHTDTNVLGFTISPVLYQSVNPASIIVLAPVFAWLWVRLGDRPSTAVKFAIGLTLAALSFVFLAVASAVAGDGRSPWWVLVVVYVVQTLGELCLSPVGLAATTLLAPLAFRGQAMALWFLAPAAGQAITAQLITATDGMSRTSFFGGIGLVTLVVAGVMFALAPWVTRRIREGAETDEEIAARH
- a CDS encoding LacI family DNA-binding transcriptional regulator — encoded protein: MSYDHRVDSLPRVKMADVARTAGVSVATVSKVVNGRYGVSQRTLERVQEVIADLGYEASLGARSLRSYRTNVLGILVAEFEPFSAELLKGAGNAVTTTGYELLAYSGGGGSAEVGWERRYLSRLSGTLIDGAIIVTPTVVEARPGVPVVAVDPHAGPTGLPTVDSDNLAGAVLATRHLLELGHRRIAFLGGRPDLASARLRDQGFRSAMAAAGVPVDESLVGMGDYRRGASQEPARVLLDRPDRPTAVFAANDLSALAVLDVAQALGLEVPEDLSVIGFDNVPESALSTPPLTTVSQPLQAMGAAALHLLVDLIAGTDVQTHRRLPTELVPRASTGPPRHG
- a CDS encoding ABC transporter substrate-binding protein — protein: MKRTAALRAVALGAAVAMIATACSSGSGSDDATEGPGENVTLSWWHNSNTGAGKDYYDQLADEFESDHPGVTIEVTALQHEDMLIKLDAAFQSGDAPDVYMERGGGELKAHVAAELTKDITDDAADTIAAIEGSVAGWTVEDRVYSLPFSMGVVGFWYNKTMFAEAGITEPPKTMTDFYAAVDALKAVGIEPVSVGAGSAWPAAHYWYYFALRQCSQDTIAEASQTLEFTDDCWVRAGESLEELVSKAPFNTGFLGTEAQGTPESASGLLANRKVAMELAGHWEPGVMQGLTEDEQGLGEDTAWFPFPEVEGGEGDPAAQLGGGDAWACSQDAPDVCVDFIEFMLSNDVQKGFAELDMGLPTLPAATAFVAAPELAQLLSFRNDAPYVQLYFDTQFGESIGGAMNEAIVSVFAGSGTPQGVVDATQAAADLEK
- a CDS encoding carbohydrate ABC transporter permease, producing MAGDLTPRGGRANRAAAATAVNPGATGQATAWSVAPGPRGRGASSNEWRKRLEILFFVAPALLLFAIFVVVPVVQAARYSVFRWNGLGPMENFVGLQNYVTALGDMIFQRAVTNNLTIAVLSIAIQLPIGLLIALLLNRKFPGQTAMRVIVFVPYVLAEVVAGVIWKLLLQPQGGVNAFLEAIGLGGFAKAWVGDPNVALWTVMGVLTWKYCGLAIVLLLAGLQGVPEELHEAASIDGASWWQTQRKITIPLLGPTIRTWMFLSMIGSLQLFDMVWILTKGGPDNATVTMATYLIRQGTERSQYGYSSAVAIILFVISFVLAGLFQAFVLNRDSGDDKPKQRRKKVSR
- a CDS encoding carbohydrate ABC transporter permease; translation: MTSVVAPPSRGSRGAARSGSQRRRSISPWVYVASVLVAGITLAPVVYAVLSGFRSNGQLGANPVGLPNPWVFENYVGVLTSGSFWQYAVNSVIIAGVTTALVVIAGVMAAYPLARYRFKGRQALFNVFVMGLMFPLTVAIIPLFLMVRELGLTNTYWGVALPQAAFALPMTIVILRPFLMALPDELEEAAMLDGASRIGFFWRILVPLSGPGMVTTGVLAFVGSWNGYLLPLLFLNNPALKTLPLGVADFSTEHSADTAGVLAFTSLAVIPALVFFLTMQKRIVSGLQGAVKG